Proteins co-encoded in one Bacteroidia bacterium genomic window:
- a CDS encoding DUF1351 domain-containing protein: protein MTQLPDVIRITAVPTIRSSVDELALVVKKRIAELRIEEIEPTEENKKLLKDTRANLNKEIKDYEEQRKKIKELLLKDYNVFEEEYKKKIKTLYDETDKTLKEAIDKIQREQDQELKDYALEYLNERLAVNNPGVIEFDQIRINYANKKQIRLSIDNYIDDILKSLNIIKTYGENEGRLYAIWLRTNFNLVEAITQLNNDIAVEKQLAREIKEREAREALAREMYKVEEITTPEEVEEAEEDFVIEVEELSHYSLTVKATPSQLEKLLEFLLINDYDYDLE from the coding sequence ATGACCCAACTACCAGACGTGATCAGAATCACCGCGGTGCCCACAATACGTTCATCAGTCGATGAGCTCGCACTTGTTGTAAAGAAAAGAATTGCTGAATTAAGAATCGAAGAGATTGAACCCACGGAAGAAAATAAGAAATTATTAAAAGATACCCGGGCCAATTTAAATAAAGAAATTAAAGATTATGAAGAACAGCGCAAAAAAATTAAAGAGTTGCTTTTAAAGGACTATAATGTTTTTGAAGAAGAATACAAGAAAAAAATTAAAACTCTTTACGACGAAACCGATAAAACATTAAAAGAGGCTATTGATAAGATTCAGCGTGAGCAGGATCAAGAACTAAAAGATTACGCTCTCGAATACCTTAATGAGCGCTTGGCGGTTAACAACCCCGGTGTAATTGAGTTTGATCAAATTCGAATTAATTATGCGAATAAAAAACAAATTCGGTTATCAATTGATAACTACATCGATGATATCCTCAAGAGTTTAAATATAATCAAAACTTACGGTGAAAACGAAGGGCGTTTATATGCAATTTGGTTACGCACTAATTTTAATTTGGTCGAGGCCATTACACAACTAAATAATGATATTGCTGTTGAAAAACAATTAGCACGAGAAATTAAAGAACGCGAAGCGCGCGAAGCACTTGCGCGTGAAATGTATAAAGTAGAAGAAATTACAACGCCCGAAGAAGTAGAAGAAGCAGAAGAAGATTTTGTTATCGAGGTCGAAGAATTGTCTCATTATTCATTGACCGTCAAAGCGACTCCTTCGCAGCTTGAAAAATTATTAGAATTTCTTTTAATCAATGATTATGATTATGATTTGGAGTAA
- a CDS encoding reverse transcriptase domain-containing protein yields MSIIDLFFDKNTWEAFHTHLTDPERITRDAAATKTVTNIIEDKIKVDFDFPAPRKKILKKYRNDKPRTVFTFPEPYQTYLKFLNWVILNNNIYINKFSRSAIAYIPGRSVNYNIKKVKKLFVNTPHYYKTDLKDFFNQINQEKLRVEIKDFFAGDEKLINFFNDLINIIPEGVGAGLPTAGLLANIYLTPLDKKMDHAKVIYFRYADDILIMAKNKNKLSRDIDLFTSALNERALRANENKTDSGINEVTFLGVTINKHHIRISRKAVKKIKSSIRRRAHWFNYQFDKIGLKRTRRQLLRTYLRGINDKLYATGSESERGWVRWYSPLVIGAGDDEFKEIELYLLKKCKEVGGKMSYDELHKLGYKSLVREHFKLKEAKTKEISLDL; encoded by the coding sequence ATGAGCATTATTGATTTATTTTTCGACAAAAACACTTGGGAAGCGTTCCACACACACTTAACGGATCCTGAACGCATCACCCGTGACGCTGCCGCAACCAAAACCGTCACGAACATAATTGAGGACAAAATTAAAGTTGATTTCGATTTCCCAGCACCGCGAAAAAAGATACTTAAGAAATACCGCAACGATAAACCCCGCACGGTGTTCACTTTTCCTGAGCCGTACCAGACGTATTTGAAGTTCTTAAACTGGGTGATCCTTAATAATAATATATATATAAATAAATTCAGCAGATCAGCGATCGCTTATATTCCTGGTCGGTCAGTGAATTATAATATTAAAAAAGTAAAAAAATTATTTGTGAATACCCCTCACTATTATAAGACCGACTTGAAGGATTTTTTCAACCAAATAAATCAGGAAAAATTACGGGTAGAAATAAAAGACTTTTTCGCCGGTGACGAAAAACTAATAAACTTCTTTAATGATTTAATTAACATAATCCCCGAAGGTGTGGGCGCTGGGTTACCAACCGCAGGCCTATTGGCGAATATATATTTAACCCCGCTCGATAAAAAAATGGATCACGCGAAAGTAATTTATTTCCGTTACGCCGACGACATTTTAATTATGGCTAAAAACAAAAATAAACTTTCGCGCGATATCGATTTATTTACTTCTGCGCTCAATGAGCGCGCTCTAAGAGCAAATGAAAACAAAACTGATAGTGGTATTAACGAAGTAACTTTTCTGGGTGTCACCATAAATAAGCATCATATTCGTATTAGCAGGAAAGCAGTTAAGAAGATAAAGAGTTCGATCCGACGTCGCGCGCACTGGTTCAATTATCAGTTTGATAAAATTGGTTTAAAACGAACGCGGCGGCAATTATTAAGAACATACTTGAGAGGTATAAATGACAAGTTGTATGCGACTGGTAGCGAAAGCGAGCGCGGATGGGTACGATGGTATAGCCCGCTCGTCATCGGCGCCGGTGACGATGAATTTAAAGAGATTGAATTGTATTTATTAAAGAAATGTAAAGAAGTCGGGGGTAAGATGAGTTATGACGAATTACATAAACTCGGTTACAAATCACTTGTGCGCGAACATTTTAAATTAAAAGAGGCAAAAACAAAAGAAATATCGCTTGACCTTTAA